attcaaagctATAGTGCCTCTCCTCATATTACTAGTAATGATGCTTTACAAATTGCATCCATCAAACTTGCCTTTACacaaacagaaaagaaaagggagaaaaaaagaaaaaggataaaGATAAATCAGAAAAATTGCTTCAGCGTGGAATCCTGTAAGGATGAAGAACACGTTGTTTCCTTCAACAACAAAGAAGAGCTAAATCCTAACATGGAACTCCCAATATCAAACTCCAAAAGGTTATCCTCCATTTGAAGCCCTCCTAGTACAATTGGGCTACTTTGCTCCAACCCTCCATCCAAAAACCCCAAGCACATGCTCTCTTCGCTCACTTTCACCATTGAATTCCTACCTTGAATTCTCCACTTCACCATCTCACTTTGCAAAACTAGATCAATTTCAGGCACCAATGGCCCTTTAGAACTAAAGCAGAGTCCGAATGGAGCCACACTTTCCACTCTAGTCATATTCATCTTAGTGGCAGCCTCAACATAAGCTTTAGAAAATATTGCATAAACCGAGCTTACCATTGTGGTGTAAGGCACAACTGTGCTTAATTTTGCTTCTAATTTGCCTTGTTCATGGACTGCTAATCTCCTTCCATTGATCTTGATGGATTGAACATTAATGAAGTAGTCATTTTGTTTGGTGATGAGGGGTGTGTATGCTAGTGACCTTGCTATTTTGGTGCCGAAAACGGTGTCTCCACTGCCGGTTAATAGGACACCGGTTGACGATGATAAACAAACACTAAACTTCTGAGGGTGTCCAATTGAAGAACTCAGTTGTGATGGCAACGAAATCGAAGCTTTCCCTAAACCCATCATTCCCTTGGCCCCACTTGCTAAGCCTTGTAAATGAAACGTCGATGCACAAGCAAACAGAAAGTGATCCACGGTTGTGCTTTGGCCTACATCTGAAGGGTCAACAGAATCAACGGCTATGACATCCTCCACTAGTTCCCCCATTGAAGTCGATCCTGTTACGCCATTGTAAGGGGACACATAACAGTTGGTGTTTAATAGACAACTCGTGCTTCCAAGATCATGGAACTTTGCTCTAGAGCAGTTGACCGAGCAGCTTGAGATCAACCTGTATGATGAAGACACGTGTCCGGAATTGCAATCCATCCAAAGAAACGAACCGCCAAGATCAACCACAAGGTCAGTGGATCCCAAAGGAGCGCCATGAGAGATCCTTGCAACATACTGAAGAGTTGCTGCATCTTTTGCAACAGGAAACAAagcaaaatttgattgaaaacccAGAACGGGAAACGTGTTTTTCAGGcagaaaaggaaagagaaaaagagaagaaactGAGAAAGGGAAGCCATGTGAGGAAGGGAAAGTAACAGTAGACAAGTCCGAGTATTGATTGtctaaataagttaaattgcattttaagaAATAAGGAGATGCGATGGATCGACGCGGTTGGGTGGAATTGTTGGTAAGTAAGGGAAAAGGATaagatttgaattgattttatttcatttgttttaatcGCTGACAAGACAGGGTGGTAAAGACCACTAGTGAGGGAATTTCTGGGACCACCACAATGTTTATCTTTGTAGCGGCTGACTCATTGccatctatttcttttttttttctttggtgaaaaattccttttttttttcttttatcttcttGAGATACTACAATACATTTCCTGGGAAGGAAAAAACAATGCCCGAAGGCACGTTTTTTATGTGTTGGAGTTTTTGTGGTTATTTTTTTCCTTGTGAGCAAGTCTTATAAATGGATAAAGAAAAGTGCCGTGGAAAGATACGATTAAATAAACTACACCGGGGCTTTTAAGTTTCGTTTTTTTTTCCTTCGATTAAAAATATTGTAGTTTGTTAATTAATGTTTTCCTGCTATTAATCCTATTAAGTAAATCttaattataatcaatttttcACCTTTCATATTTCTTAACTTTTCATCTTTCATCTTTTGTAACCATTTtctatttatgtattaaaaataaggAGTCTAATCTCCTATATATATGAGTATACTACTTGTAATGATGATAGTTAAGAAGagaaatgtaataaaaatcTCTCTTATTTTCCTCTACTATTATTGTGTtctttgcattattattattttataatatgttatcaGTACAATTTCATTCAAGAGTGATAGGTCATTAGTTTACGTCAAAATTTTGTTGGGCTCCaagtattgaaatttaattgtttggttAAAAAAATTGTGAGTGGTTGCTAGAGATTTGCTTGGAGATGATCACTTTCTCTTCACTGCAAAGAATGCTTATAGTCTCTGCTTCTCATCCACAATTACCTAAGtaagtctaattttttttaaattgattcgatttttattaagaagttcaatttatataattctctATTTGCATctctatgaatttataaatcCTTCTCGAGTTTAATTGTTGTGCTTTctatgtgaatatatatatgttatttttttatagaatttattggtttagatttaattttgattaaattatatgatttttatctCTTCTTATCTATTGTAAATGTATATTAAATGCAATGATTAGTTCGGACTTCAAACCTATTCATACTTGAGAACTGTATAATGATattattcatgaattttgtAAGAAAACACGTAAAAGattctttaaaattatggaTTAGTTTTCCAAATAGCCCTTcaaagagaatgaaaatatttatgcgATACTCAAATATCATTTGACACATgcatattggttgaatattattaaggattaaaaaaatagttatggtTACTGGTAGTTAATAGTTAAGTAATGGTTAGCTGTTAGCAGTTAGTTAGTTGTTAGCGGTTACTGACATTAGTTAGCTTGTTCAAATCTGTATAAAAATAGTAGCTGGTTATTCAGCTAAAGATATAATTGAATCaatcttcttctcttcttcttggaTTGTGTTAATGTTTCTCATTATGGTATCTGAgccataatttttttccttttttctcatGGCAACTGAAGCTATTTCTGGTAATGAAGATGAGAATCGTCAGTTGTTTAATACTGTTGCTCATGCAAGTGGTTCTTCACTCGGTCCTGGCAATGCTTCTTTAAGGAGGATTCAGCAGTTTCCTAAGCATGATATTGTGAAACTTGGTAgcataattttcttttgtggAAGCAACAAGttctgttgattcttgaaggaTATGGCCTACATGAGTTTGTTCTTGGTACTGTTAGTGTTCCTCCATAATCAGTTGTTGATACGGATGGTAATCTTGTTCCCAATCCTGAATTCTTGTTTCATAAATAGCAAGATAAGCTGTTAGCCTCTTAGCTGCTGTCTACCATTTGTGATGAGATCTTGGTTCATCTCACTGATGCTCGATCTAGTTTTGATGTTTGGAATACTGTTGTTCGTCATTTTGCTTCAAAATCCACTTTGACAGTCTCTACCTTGCGACACTCTTTGTATTCTCAGAAAAAGGGCCAATTAACTGTGAAAGAATACTTGGCAAAGATTAAAAGTTTGTGTGATACTCTGACAGCTGCAGGAAATGATGTTTCTGAACAAGAGCAGATTAGTATTATCTTGTTGGTCTGCCTGTGGAGTTTGAGCCGATTAGGATTGTGGCTTCTACAATGAGGGTTCCTCTTGATCTTCTTACAGAAATGCTTAATGATTGTGAAGCTCGACAACAAGAGTTAGTTTTGAACGTGTCTTTTCAGGCTAATTTTGTTCAGCAATGTGGTAGCACTGATGACACCATCAGTAAAAGTGATAAGGGATCTCGACCATCTTACAGAGGAAATGGAAGATTTTCTCGAAGCAGAGGTTGAGGAAGGAAGTTTAGTCATACTAAACCTCAATGTCAACTGTGTAGACGAGTTGGTCATACTGCCCAGAAATGCTATTATTActttgatgaaaattttgaggATGTTTCTGAACATCCTATGTAGGCTCATTGTCATCAGTTTCAGGGACCTTCAACTTCTTCTTATGTAGGACCTCACTACTGCTCTCATAAGAATGCTACCACTGATTCTATTGCGGGTTCCAACCAAGGACCATGTTCTTCAAATCCTTTGAATCCGACAGTATGGTATCCCGATTCAGGAGCATCCGATCATGTTACTAATGATTTGGATAACTTGCAGGGTGCAACACCGTATACAGGTAACCACAAGTTTTACATGGGGAATGGGGTACCTGTACCTATAGCTCATGTTGGCTCAGGTCTTCTTTAAACTGCTAGTagaatatttcatttgaaaaatatcTTGCATGTTCCTTGAATTTGCAAAAATCTGCTATCTATTGCTCAATTTGCAAAAGATAATCAGGTCTATTTTGAGTTTCATCCTATTCATTGCTTTGTGAAGGATATTAATACAGGGAGCATCTTATTGGTGGGTCACATTCATAATGGTCTGTACAGATTTGATTTGTCAACTTTCCAAAAATCCAGAGCTGTTGTTTCTTTTCCAGCCACTGCTCATGTTACTAACTTGGCGCCTCCTGCTTCCAGTAGTATTGTTTTTGATTTATGGTATAGAAGACTTGGCCACCCTTGTAATAAAGCTGTTGCTACAGTGCTTCGAAAATGTAATGTAGTTGCAAACAATTCTCAGTTGAGTTCAGTTTGTTCAGTTTGTTCAGTTTGTTCAGCTTGTCAGCTTGAAAAATTTCATAGGCTCCATTTTCCCCCATTTTCTACTGTGTATCTCCTTTTGAGCTTATTGTTGCTGATCTTTGGGGGCCAGCCTATGTATCTTCTGAAGGACATTCTtactatatttcatttattgatgCTTACTCCAGATTGACTTGGTTTTATCTTATTAAACATAAGTCTAAGGCTCTTGCAAAGTTTTTACATCTTCAAAAGTTTATTGAAGTTCAGTTTGGCTGTAAGGTAAAAGTGCTTCAAACTGACTGGGAGGCGAGTTTCGGTCTTTTCCTCAAGCGCTTTTTCAATTGGGAATACATCATCGCTTTTCTTGCCCGCATACCTCGGAGCAGAATAGCTTGGTCGAAAGAAAACATAGACATATAGTTGATGTTGGCATGACATTATTGGCTCAAGTGAATGTTCCTATGTATCTATTGGCTCATGCTTTTATCACTATAGACCACCTCATTAACAGGCTCCCAACACATGTTCTTAATGGAAAGTCTCCATATGAGCTGTTGTACAAGTCTGTGCCTACTTACATGCACCTCAAAGTTTTTAATTGTCGATGTTATTCTTATCTCAGGCCATTCAACTCTCATAAGTTGCAGTTTCGTTCCAAGCCATGTGTCTTTCTTGGTTATAGTCCTGTTCACAAAGTGTACAAGTGCCTTGATGATAATGGTAAGATGTTTATTTCTCGAcatgttatttttgatgaaacatgttttccttttaataGATCTGCCAGCTCAAACAGTGGTTTTGTTCTCCATGGGATTCGACCTCAGTTTTTGTATCAACATTCTCACGTCCCAGTAATGGTGTCTTCAGATCGACCTCCAAGCCTGGTTAACTCTACTCAGTCTGTTTCTTGTAATTCTCCTACTTTATAGATTGGATCTACTGGTGTTTCTATTTCAACTGATGCAGATAGCTGTAGTCATTCTGCCTCTTCTTCTCTACCACTTTCCCCTCAAGCTAAAGCATGTTCTAACTCTCATTTAGCTCCTAGCaatactcaaaattttgagaaagtgTCTACTACTCTTGTTAATGTGCATCCAATGCAAACTAGAGCCAAAAATGGCATTTTCAAACCCCAATTTTTTTTAGCTGAGCTGCATACTACTGAACCTATCACAATTGATGAGGCCTTGTCTTCTAAGGAATGGACTCCAGCTACCCAACAAGAATATGATGCTTTGATGAAAAACAGTACTTGGGATTTGGTTCCTCTACCTGCCAATAAGAGAGCTATGGGGTGCAAGCGGATATTCAAGCTTAAGCGTCGTTCGGATGGGTCCATTGGTCGATATAATGGTCATTTGGTGGTCAAAGGCTATCTCTAAGAAGCTAGAATCAAATTTCATGAAACCTTCAGCCCAGTTGTAAAACCAGCCATAATTCGTGTTATTTTGGCTTTAGCAGTGAAGTTTGGCTGGCAATTACGACAAATTGACATCAATAATGCCTTCCTTAACGGTGACTTAACTGAAGAAATCTACATGGTTCAACCCCCTGGCTTTGAGCAGCAGCATGGTAGTTAGAATTTGGTATGTCGATTAAAAAAGGTAGTGTATGGCCTTAAACATGCACCATGAGCTTGGTTTTCCAAACTTAGAGACTTCTTACTTATTTCTCGATTTGTGTTAGCAAAGTCAGATGGCTCTTTGTTTGTTCGAAAAACTAGAGGTGTATTGCTATATGTGCTTGTCTATGTGGATGACATCATTGTCACTAGTAATCATTAAGACAgcattgatgaatttgtcaCAGCTTTGGATACATAATTTTCTTTGAAGGATTTAGGGCCTCTCAGTTATTTCCTACGTATTGAAGTCTTGCCTACTACTAATGGGTTGTTCTTGAGTTAACACAAATATATTCTTGACCTTTTAAAGAGAGCTTGAATGGATCGTGCTACTTCAACACGTTTATCTCAACATGATGGTAGTGCTATTGAAAATGAGTCTGACTATAGGAGCATTGTGGGTGATCTCCAGTATGTTGTTATTACTCAGCTTGACATCACATTTGTTGTTAATAAAGTCTGTCAATTTATGCATCAGCCTCTTGATCAGCATTTTAAAGCTGTAAAATGAATTCTTCGATATCTTCAAAACACTATGGAGTATGGTTCTGGAACGAGGGTCGGTTCTGGAACGAGGCTAAGAATTTTGGAGAGGGTCCCTGGGCCCAATACTGGATTTGGAGGCCGAGGGTCGGTTCTGGAACGACTTCGGTCTAATGGAGCTGAGCTCTTCAGGGGTGTCACTAGGGTCGCCCCTAATGTGGCCGGGTATTGGATTGAGGCCACGGAGAGGATCATGGGTGATCTAGATTCCACCCCTaagcaaaaattaaagggtGCAGTCTCACTACTGCAGGACGAGGCGTATCAGTGGTGGTTGACagttaaggagggcactcaaCCTGAACGTCTGACTTAGGAGTTCTTTAAGACCTCCTTCTAGGGGAAATATGTCGAGCTAGTTATGTGGATGCACGTAGGAGGGAGTTTCTGAATCTTACACAAGGGGATCGATTAGTGGTCGAGTATGAGGCCGAGTTTCTAAGATTGAGCCGCTATGGGTGAGGTatggtggcatctgagtatGAGCGATGTGTCCACTTTGAGGATGGCCTCAAAGATAATTTGAGAGTTTTGATAACCCCACAGAGGGAGTGAGATCTTTTTGCCCTGGTCGAGAAGACGAAAATCGCCGAGGAGGATTTAGTGGTAGTAATGATTAGAGAACATcagaactacttatctaatgTAATCTCTGCACTGGTGGTGGAGAAGTTGGTTTGTAATGATGTGAGGCATTCTTGGCTTATGTAAGTGTTTCAGATTCTAGGACTCTACAGCTAAGGTTGTCAGAACGGTAAATGATGTTCCAGACGTCTTTCCTGAGGAGCTACAGGGTTTACCTCCGAATCgtgaagtggagtttgggataaAGCTCTTTCCTAGTCCATCTCTAGTGTCTATCGCCCTACGGAATGACACTGAAGGATCTTACGAAGCTTAAGGCTTAGATTTAGGAGTTATTGTATTGTGGGTTCATCCGCCCTGGTATGTCTCCGTGAGGAGCACCAGTactgtttgtaaagaagaaggatggatccatgcggATGTACATTGACTACCGGTAACTgaacaagataaatattaagaaCAAATACCCCCTACCGAGGatagatgatctgtttgaccagttttGAAGAGCTTCGATTTTCTCCTAGGTTGACCTCCAATCTAgatatcatcaattaagggtTTAGGAGACTGATGTTCGTAAGACagcatttaggactcgttatggtcactacgagttcctagtgatgccattcagACTGACTAATGCACTGGCAtctttcatggatttaatgaatcaagTGTTCCAACCTTATCTGGATCAGTTTATGGTGGTATTCATCGACAATATACTGGTTTACTCGAGGACTGAGGGTGAGCATGATGAGCACTTTTGAGTCGTTCTTCAGACTTTAAGGGAAAAatagctctatgctaagtttagcaagTGCGAGTTCTGGCTGCGTGAGGAGACATTTCTTGGTCATGTAGTTTCGGCTGaggggattcaagttgatcctcAAAAGATTAAGGCTGTGTTGGAGTGGAAGCAGCCTAGGAACATGTTTGAGATCCATAGTTTTCTGGGACTGGCTGGATATTATCGACTATTTGTAGAGGGTTTTTCATTGATtgcagcacccttgactaagctgctacGTAAGGGTGTGTTGTTTAATTGGACTAATGCGCAGTAAGAGAGCTTTAAGAAGCTAAAGACTGTACTGACTGAGGCTCTTGTTCTGATACAGCTTGAGCCTGGAAAGGAGTTCactatttatagtgatgcatcacatgtcgatttgggatgtgtgttgatagaggatggtaaggtggtagcCTATGCGTTTCATCAGCTTAAAACCTATGAGAcgaattatccgacgcatgacttggagttggccgCTGTGGTATTCGCactgaaaatctggaggcattatttttatggtgagaaatgtatcatctacactgatcataagagcctcaagtatctcctcactcagaaggaacTTAATCTTAGGTAGTGCAGATGGATTGAGCTGCCTAAAGACTATAACTACACCATTGAGTACCAccctggtaaggccaatgtggtggttGATGCATTGAGCTGTAGAGCTATGACTGATTTGAGGGTGATATTTGCTCGCCTAAGTTTATTTGGTGATGGTTGTTTATTAGTCGAGCTTCAGGTTAAGTCTTCATGGATtgagcagattaagggtaagcAGTTGGAGGATAAGTCGTTGGGTCGTCGATTCCAACAGATTGAGGGTGGTAATACTACAAATTTTGGACTAAAGAGTGATGGGGTACTCTGTTCCCGTGGGAGAATCTGTGTTTCGAATGATACTGATTTGAACAGGTCATACTTAGAGAGGTGCATAGTAGCCTTATGTTATGCATCCTGGcagaaataagatgtaccgagacctccgtgagttatattggtggccaaCGTTGAAACGTGAGGATTACTGATTTTGTGGGCAGATGTCTGACTtgccagcaagttaaggctgagcatcagttaccttcgggtttgctgTAGCCGGTTAAGATTTCTCTTTGGAAATGAAGCGCGTAACTATGGATTTCGTTAatgggttgcctctaacacccactaagaaggattcaatatggttcatcgtggatcgattgaccaagtccgcCCACTTCATACCGATTATTCTCTGCAGAACCTGGCGAAGctttatatttctgagatagtgagactgcatggagTACCAGTTTCGATCAcctctgatagggatcctcgtttTACGTCTCAGTTTTAGAGGAAGTTACACGAGTCTCTGGGTTCAaggttggacttcagtactgcattccatcctcagaccgatggtcaatttaagagggtgattcagatacaagatgttgaggcgctaccgctctgatcctactcatattgtccctatTGAAGAGATCGAAGTTAGTCCAAATTTGACATTTGAGGAGGAGTCGGTTCAGATTTTGGAGCGTGATGTAAAAGTTCTTCAGAAAAAGTCTATTCCATTAATGAAGGTTCTGTGGCGTAATCATAGCACTAAGGAGGCTACGTGGGAGCCTGATGATACAATACATCAGcaatatcctcatctgttctgatcaggtaaaatttcgaggacgaaattttcttttcgaggggtagagttgtaacgcccaaaaatttctaatttcgttattgtgaaaatatgacacaaatatctgtcagctttagtggttatatgTTCTGGAAGTGTTTGagaggtcctaagttcaaggtttcgcttgggcaaattttggtattttgaaagaaataggtcttactcttgtttagtaggcttttattttattgttgggtaaattacatcagaattggcctactggtctggtggttaaatggtgtgttattatggtggaggtcttgtgttcgaatccctatgcaggtaagggtattattttttttgctcagattttgggatagagttgtgtaattgggggattctgagtagtggatgtgtagtgggaattaggggagaagattaagggatttggGAGGTTATcaggatttaattttatttttatcctataatcgaattttgactctcttttccaaaaaaaaatttctgtctattcttctccctctcctcttgtcGAAATTCTCTAAgcttttccatctttctctttttttttcttcttgattttccctaatccatttattttccttttttttcacacgcaattagtgctcgcttagtttctgtaagtgtttctcttcgtttctgCCATGAATCTCTTAAAAAGtaaagtggtaatgttttttctctgcGATTTGGGCATAAGGGGAGGCTCGAACTGGTGAATTTAGTGTTCTcttcttaataataattaaacggagggttatcgttggtggtaagttgagTTTCTGTTCATTATTGGTTGTCAATTCGCTTGTAAAtctgttaaattgatgttgagtatcttgattataggctttggagtgcttggggattgttttagcatcaaacaaaaccaggtgtgtacctgaaacacaaaaaaaatggaTTCGGTGAAAAGCTAAATTTGGCAAAAcacataaa
This sequence is a window from Gossypium raimondii isolate GPD5lz chromosome 5, ASM2569854v1, whole genome shotgun sequence. Protein-coding genes within it:
- the LOC105766073 gene encoding probable aspartic proteinase GIP2, which translates into the protein MASLSQFLLFFSFLFCLKNTFPVLGFQSNFALFPVAKDAATLQYVARISHGAPLGSTDLVVDLGGSFLWMDCNSGHVSSSYRLISSCSVNCSRAKFHDLGSTSCLLNTNCYVSPYNGVTGSTSMGELVEDVIAVDSVDPSDVGQSTTVDHFLFACASTFHLQGLASGAKGMMGLGKASISLPSQLSSSIGHPQKFSVCLSSSTGVLLTGSGDTVFGTKIARSLAYTPLITKQNDYFINVQSIKINGRRLAVHEQGKLEAKLSTVVPYTTMVSSVYAIFSKAYVEAATKMNMTRVESVAPFGLCFSSKGPLVPEIDLVLQSEMVKWRIQGRNSMVKVSEESMCLGFLDGGLEQSSPIVLGGLQMEDNLLEFDIGSSMLGFSSSLLLKETTCSSSLQDSTLKQFF
- the LOC105767590 gene encoding uncharacterized protein LOC105767590: MLLMIWITCRVQHRIQDINTGSILLVGHIHNGLYRFDLSTFQKSRAVVSFPATAHVTNLAPPASSSIVFDLWYRRLGHPCNKAVATVLRKCNVVANNSQLSSVCSVCSVCSACQLEKFHRLHFPPFSTVYLLLSLLLLIFGGQPMYLLKDILTIFHLLMLTPD